The genomic stretch GAACGAGAATGTGGCTCTCGGGCGTGGTCTGCGTGTGAGCGGGGACGGGGGCGGGTGAGGCCCCCCGAAGCCCGGCTCACGTGCGGGTGTTCGCAGAGCGGCTCGCAGCTGAGCTCGAGGCTGGACACGCTGAGCGCCGAGAAGGCCGCGCTGAGCAGCGCGGTGCAGCAGCGAGAGGCCGAGCTCCTGGCGGCCCAGGGCCTCGTGCGGGAGAAGGACGCGGCGCTGAGCCTCGAGCAGCAGCGCAGCTCCCAGGAGACGGCTGAGctgcgggggcagctggcggacAAGGTAACGGCTCCTGCCAGGAACAGCTGGCCCGAGACCCCTCACATGCCCCTAGCCGGCCCAcccagcgggggagggggtgggtctGTGTGGCCACACGGTCGTGCGTCCACCCCGTACTTCCAGAACACTCGGAAAGGAAACTCCTTGCCCTTAAGCAGTTAATCCCCACCCGCCTCTGGCTTGCCCTCCCCGCCCCGTCTCTGGAATGACCCATTCCGGCCACTGCACGTAGATGGGCCTGAGCCATGTTAGCAAGGTTCGTCCATGTGTCACGGCGCAGTCATACCCGCCGTGTGGACGGACCGCATTCTGTCCGTCATCCGTTGATGCGTATTTGGCTTGTTTCTGCATTTTGGCTGCGGGTGATGCCGCCGGGAACCGAACGGCTGTGCTGCTTTCCCTTCCCGCCGGGAGTATGTGCAGTTTTCGGTTTCTCTGCGTCCTTGGCGGCACGTGTCGCtgtctgtggttttaattttagcCACCCCGGGGGGTGTGCGGTGGCGGCTCGTGGTGGTTTTGTCTTGCGTCTCCCTAAGGGTTAACGATGTTGAATATCTTCTGTGTTCGTTGCCTTTTGTGTCTCTCGGGAGAAAGGtttgttcagatcctttgcctgcTTTTTAACTGGGGTGTCTGTCTATTGCTGAGCTGTCCGTCCCCTCCCAAAGGAACGGCCCAGGCCCTGGGGCGGAGCGGCGGCTCTTCTCGGGCCTCCCTGCCCCGTGCGGGTCGCAGGCGGGGGCAGGGTCTCTAAGCTGCCTGTCGGCTCTCCCCTCTTGCACCAGGAGTCTCGGGAGCGCGAGCTGCGGCAGAGGCTCCTGGACGAGCAGTTTGCGGTGCTGCGGGGCACTGCGGCCGAGGCCGAGCGCATCCTGCAGGACGCCGTGGCCAAGCTCGACGACCCCCTGCACCTGCGCTGCACCAGCTCCCCAGGTGAGGCCGCGGTGTGGGCACGCGGGCTGTTTgggcctttcctttcctccctggcCTGGTAGGGTGCTTGGCCCACCCTGAGAGAGGGGGCGGCAGGGCGACGGGGCCCCAGGCAGGCTCCGCCCCTCACCGCTTCTCCCCTGCTTGCAGACTACCTGGTGAGCAGGGCCCAGGCCGCCCTGGACGCCATGAGTGCCCTGGAGAAGGGCCACGCCCAGTACCTGGTCTCCAGGTCAGGTAAGCATGGCGGCAGGGGGgacagaggcaggcagggcagagGCCGCCGGCCCGGGGTACCCCATCTGCTGGCCGTGGCTGCCCTCTGCCACTGGGGTTTCCCAGAGCTGTGCCCCACACCACACCTACCAGGAGCCCAGTCCTGCCTGCTCTGTGAGCCTGGGGTCACTCAGACGTGGCTGCCGTCTAGCCACTTAACCTTGGCTCCTCCAAGCCTGCCTCTTCTCATCCATCAACAGGGGCCCGGGTGCCCGTTGGGCTTTGGGTCAGAAGAACCGGGCAGCCCGCTGTAGGCCCCCGTCCAGGCCTTGCTCCGTAGCAGTGGCGTTAGGGTTCTGTTGCTCTTTCCCACACAGATGCGTCCGCGCTGGTGGCAGCTCTGACGCAGTTCTCCTACCTGGCTGCGGACACCATTGTCAATGGCAGCGCCACCTCCCACCTGGCCCCGACTGACCCTGCGGACCGTAAGTGGGCCCCCGGCCTTGACTCACATGGCGCCCATGGTGGACCCAGGGTCACGGGTCCTGGCGTCAGACCCACGGTGGGGGGCTGCTCCCGGGGCTTCCCGGGGCAGCCCGCTGACAGACCTCTCTCCCCAGGCCTGATCGACACCTGCAGGGAGTGTGGGGCCCGCGCTCTGGAGCTCATGGGGCAGCTGCAGGAGCAGGGGACTGTGCACCAGGCCCAGCCCGGCCTGGTGCGGGTCCCCCTGCAGGGCGTCCTGCAGCTGGGCCAGGTGAGGGCTGCAGCCGTGGCACTGAGCATGGGCTGGGGTCCGGAGGGGTGACGACACCGGGCTGAGGCTCAGGTCCCCAATTTCTCCGCACCTCCCTTTCGTTTGGGCCGAACCAGTGCTCGTGTGCAGAGGACACAGGGTGGGGACAGCGCCCCCACCACCCAGCCTGCGGctgccccagcctctcccagACTCCTATGGGGTGTCCGCCCCTCTGACTCCTCCGTGCCCTCTTCCCCAGGAGCTGAAGCCCAAGAGCCTGGATGTGCGTCAGGAGGAGCTTGGGGCCATGGTGGACAAGGAGATGGCGGCCACGTCTGCGGCCATCGAAGACGCTGTGCGGAGGATTGAGGTGACGCCTGGGTGCAGGGGCTCGTCCAGGCTCTGCAGGAGCCCTGGAGGCTGGGCGTAAATGCAGGCCCTGCCCGCCTCTGCGCCCCTCACTCCTGTGCAGGGGCAGACGGCCTCTGCAGCTCCCggctgggagggtgggaggtggcCCTGGCTTTTCTGCCCCGAGctgcaccctgccccccaccccatacccCCTGGCCTGTCTCCCTCCGGCCTcctccccttgccccctcccTGGCTCAGTGgctcttttgggggagggggctggtccAGCACTGCACCCCCCCTGCCTCCCCGCActgccctcctcccagcctgctCACAGTTGTCATTGGTGTAGGACATGATGAACCAGGCCCGCCGTGCCAGCTCTGGGGTGAAGCTGGAGGTGAATGAAAGGTGAGCCCCACTCatgccaccccccgcccccagattCCAGGGTGTGCTGTTCTGCCTGCTTAGCTCTCCAGAAGGGCCTAGGACCAAGCAGGcaccctctcccccgccccctgtGGGCCCACCCTGCTGAGCACCCATGTCTGGCCCCGTCCTCGTTCACCAGAGGTCACGGTCCCTGGGGCCACACTgaacattcttctctctctcttttccactccTCCCCTCAGGATCCTCAATTCTTGCACAGACCTGATGAAGGTGAGTGGCTGGCCAGGACCCCAGGCCTCACTGTGTTCCTGGGAAAGCCAGCCCAAGAATGACCTGTGTTCTGGTCTTGGCAGGCCATCCGGCTCTTGGTGACAACATCCACCAGCCTGCAGAAGGAAATTGTGGAgagcggcagggtgagtgggGCCACCCACTGGTCTGACCGGGCATCCCTGGCTGGGCCAGGTGGGACCCTTCCCTGTCAGGCACACCCACGGCCAGATTCCTGAAAGGGCCGTGACCTCTGGGGCCTCTTCATCCCAGACCACAACCCCCTTGGCTTTGGCAGACCTCAGGGCTCCTGTGGGCAGGAGCTACCTGACCTGTGCAGTGATGAGACCCTCCCTTCCCAGAATGCACACAGCGTGCCCAGGATTCACACCTGCATCCCCGCCCCTGCCCCGGATGTCCCGTTGTGGCAGAGGTGAAGGCAGAAGGGCCCTGTGGGGATCTTTGCCACTGGTGACCTCACTGACTGGTTCCCCCGCCCTGCCCTCCTCTTGCCACTAGGGGGCAGCCACGCAGCAGGAATTTTACGCCAAGAACTCGAGGTGGACGGAAGGCCTCATCTCCGCCTCCAAGGCCGTGGGCTGGGGAGCCACGCAGCTGGTGTATGTCGCCCCAGGTGGGGGGCAGCAGGGCGTGTGGTGCTCGGGCTCTGGGGAGGGAGTGTGGCCGTGGCCTGGTGTCCACAGGGTTGGAGACCCAGGCCCCGCCCGGCTCTGTCTGCAGGGAGTCGGCGGACAGGGTGGTGCTGCACACGGGCAAGTACGAGGAGCTCATCGTCTGCTCCCACGAGATCGCGGCCAGCACGGCCCAGCTCGTGGCAGCCTCCAAGGTGAGTCTGGCCTCAGCCTCAACTTGGCTGTGACCGGTATGTCCCCCGTGGGCAGGAAGCCCACGTGCGGGGGGCTGAGCCtgacctgcccccaccctcccccaggtgAAAGCGGACAAGCACAGCCCCCACCTGAGCCGCCTGCAGGAGTGCTCCCGCACCGTCAACGAGATGGCCGCCAGCGTGGTGGCCTCCACCAAGTCGGGCCAGGAGCAGATCGAAGAAAGAGGTGAGTGTgggccctggtggcagctggggcgggggcaggcgCACAGGCGCACAGACGCtcacccccccgcccctgccccgctCTGGCCACAGACACCATGGACTTCTCGGGCCTGTCTCTCATCAAGCTGAAGAAGCAGGAGATGGAGACGCAGGTGAGCGCCTGCTCGTGTTCGGGGGCTGAGCCGTGGGCGGGCGGGCGGCACAGGTCATGAGGCCACCCTGAGCGGGCATGCGGGGCTGCAGGTCCGCGTCCTGGAGCTGGAGAAGACGCTGGAGGCCGAGCGCATGCGGCTGGGGGAGCTGCGGAAGCAGCACTACGTGCTGGCCGGGGCCGTGGGGACGCCCAGCGAGGAGGATCCCGGCCGACCCAGTGCTGCCGCCCGCAGTGGGGCCTCCAAGAAGCCACCCCTGGCCCAGAAGCCCAGTGTGGCCCCCCGGCAGGACCACCAGGTGCCCGGTGTCaacactggggcagggaggggcccagggCCTTGGGAGAGTCAGGAACCCCTGACTGGCAGGAGCAGAAATGCTGCCCCAGCGACATGGGGAGGATTGTAggcaaggggagaagggaggcagggaggctgggaggctggctcAAGGGAAAGATGCAGGGGGCCAAGGGGAGGTAGCGTGTCTGGGGGCCTGGCCATGTCCACTGAACCCCTTGCCTTTGCCTCCTGCAGCTCGACAAAAAGGATGGCGTCTACCCAGCTCAACTCGTGAACTACTAGACTCCTGAAGGGTCGGGTGGGGAGGCTAGCGGACAGGCCTGGGCCTTGTGTGGCTGTCCCAGCTTGGGTCAGCAGCCTCCAAGGGGTGCagacccctgccccagggccaggTTCAGTGTCCCCGcggcccccagccctggctgaACCCAAAGGATGAGAGATCAGGGCGGTTCTCCTGGACGTGAGTCGATCTGCAGTGGGCACTCGCGAGAGATCAGAACCTAGCGGGCCTGAGCCACGGGTCTTCAGGAAATCTATGGAACATTCGTGATCTTCTGAGTTAGAGCTTTCCTTCATGAGTTTGGGTTCACCCTGGGAAACAGGGCCCCTGGAGAGGGGTTTTGGGCAGGACCTCCCCTGCCTTTTGAACTCGAGGTCTGAGATAATAACGAACACCCAGCCCTTGCTGGCTGCTTGTAGCCTTCTTGGGGCACTGATTCCGTGGGGACAGGCCCAGGCTAGTCTTAGGCAAAGCAGACCGCTCTGGAGCAGGCTCGGGGTACTGCTTGTGCTCCTTGGGCCTCCCCCTGAGGCATCGGTGATGGGAGCACAGAGAACGTGCCCTTCGTCTGGGGGCGGCAGGCCGGGCACTGGTGCACACAGGACAGATGCAGCGGCAAGAGCCCCCAGCTGGGGGGCACAGGTGCTGTGCTGCGGTCACTCCTGGAGTCTCTTCTCCCAGCTGTGGTGACCCTGTTTCCTGGTTTTCGTGCCCCTGCTCGCTGCTTCTGCCCTGGAGGGCCCATTCTGCGTGTTCCCCATtgtccagcccctccctgcctccaccctcccctcacTCGGTCCAGCCCACCTTCCTGAAGGCCTCCCCAGCTTAGCCACCAAAGGCCCGGGAACTAGGACGCCTGCCTGCCATTCTCCAGGCCAAGGGCGTCTCGTGCCCCCCAGGAAGGGGGCCCACCTGGCAGCCCGGTGGCAGCCCAGCTCCACCCTTGGCCTGCCAGCCCCACTTGGAAGAGCATTTGCAAGAATACGTGTTCCTTGAGCTCCCACCCCAACTCTAGGGAGGGGTTGCGAGCAAAAGACCAGTAGCTTGGGCCCCTTGAACGTCGCTGCCCCACGACGGCCCGGTACCAGCCACGGTCGGGAGAAGAGCACGGGGACCAGCCCCTCTGCTTTGCCTGTAGTACTTCCTTGTTGAAGAGTCAGATTGGCAATAAAACACACTTGGACTGTTGCCACTGCCCTCCGGCGAGGGGCCGCGCCTGGGCTGTTCATTTCTTTGGGACGTGCAACACAGGGTAGGGGACCACTGAGCTGCTGCAGGGCACAGCGCTTGGAACCATGGAAGAGCTGGCTGGAGTGGTTTTTGGTTCTGCCAGGAAGTGCCCTGGCCTGTATCCTGGGAGGTTTGGGACTTGAAGCCCTGGGACAGACGCCAGTGTGGTGAGTTGTGGCTCGGGGTTTCCTGCCCTGGCCTCCACGCTCTGCCCAAGCCCCCCTGGGCTCTTGTCCCCGCTCCCCCAGCCTGCTCAGAAACCACGCTGCTTTGGGAAGGGGAGGAGTGACCAGGGAGTCCCTGCAGTTAACAATGGCCCCTGGCTGGGCTCGGTGGTGGTGACCCTGACTCCTCGCTGGTCGGGACTTGACCAGCACGGCCACAGCCACAGCCTTCCCCCCGAGAGCCTGACCAGCCTCTGGGTTCCCAAGAGCACAGCTGGCTGTGCAGGCCCCCGCTTTCCCCAGGGGTGCAGGCAGCTCCCGGCCACGCAGGCTTGCCTTGGTGCGCTGCCCACAGAGCGTGCGCCCCCTTCCCCTGCAGGTCACCAGCATTTGTGGAACAGACACCGTGCAGGTCAGAG from Ursus arctos isolate Adak ecotype North America unplaced genomic scaffold, UrsArc2.0 scaffold_34, whole genome shotgun sequence encodes the following:
- the HIP1R gene encoding huntingtin-interacting protein 1-related protein isoform X1; protein product: MNSIKSVPARVLSRRPGHSLEAEREQFDKTQAISISKAINTQEAPVKEKHARRIILGTHHEKGAFTFWSYAIGLPLPSSSILSWKFCHVLHKVLRDGHPNVLHDCQRHRSNIREIGDLWGHLHDRYGQLVNVYTKLLLTKISFHLKHPQFPAGLEVTDEVLEKTAGTDVNNIFQLTVEMFDYMDCELRLSESVFRQLNTAIAVSQMSSGQCRLAPLIQVIQDCSHLYHYTVKLLFKLHACLPADTLQGHRDRFHEQFHSLRNFFRRASDMLYFKRLIQIPRLPEGPPNFLRASALAEHIKPVVVIPEEAPEDEEPENLIEISTGPPAGEPVVVADLFEQTFGPPNGSLKDDRDMQIETLKREVETLRAELEKIRLEAQRYVSQLKGQVNTLEAELEEQRKQKQKALVDNEQLRHELAQLRAAQREGERNQGLREEAEKKASTIEARYHKLKEKHSELIGTHAELLRKNADTAKQLTVTQQSQEEVARVKEQLAFQMEQVKRESEMKLEEQSDLLEQLRKELEAKAGELVRAREALSRTEQSGSQLSSRLDTLSAEKAALSSAVQQREAELLAAQGLVREKDAALSLEQQRSSQETAELRGQLADKESRERELRQRLLDEQFAVLRGTAAEAERILQDAVAKLDDPLHLRCTSSPDYLVSRAQAALDAMSALEKGHAQYLVSRSDASALVAALTQFSYLAADTIVNGSATSHLAPTDPADRLIDTCRECGARALELMGQLQEQGTVHQAQPGLVRVPLQGVLQLGQELKPKSLDVRQEELGAMVDKEMAATSAAIEDAVRRIEDMMNQARRASSGVKLEVNERILNSCTDLMKAIRLLVTTSTSLQKEIVESGRGAATQQEFYAKNSRWTEGLISASKAVGWGATQLVESADRVVLHTGKYEELIVCSHEIAASTAQLVAASKVKADKHSPHLSRLQECSRTVNEMAASVVASTKSGQEQIEERDTMDFSGLSLIKLKKQEMETQVRVLELEKTLEAERMRLGELRKQHYVLAGAVGTPSEEDPGRPSAAARSGASKKPPLAQKPSVAPRQDHQVPGVNTGAGRGPGPWESQEPLTGRSRNAAPATWGGL